From one Lycium ferocissimum isolate CSIRO_LF1 chromosome 7, AGI_CSIRO_Lferr_CH_V1, whole genome shotgun sequence genomic stretch:
- the LOC132062510 gene encoding uncharacterized protein LOC132062510: protein MKAQLLALTAVLVLSFIAEKCRQLVGEESASRSKTERFTFTNCFDMSYGTIGCLLKELVKIYLYYIRATHVHKVRNEATKEAVQESLSKGQSLEDAMKTGQKVGNAAAQRASLQAKHIMGPMVSSGWDFFETVYVGGTLAEAIIRSVGTLLGSYIGGIIGEGKNRWLGFLLGSQLGSWIGGRLGLMLYDVGNGLQFLLHLTKSKSDGESTSLLLEF, encoded by the exons ATGAAAGCACAGCTGCTAGCGTTGACAGCAGTTTTGGTTCTGAGTTTCATAG CTGAAAAATGTAGACAATTGGTCGGAGAAGAATCAGCTTCAAGAAGCAAGACAGAGAGATTCACATTCACAAACTGCTTCGACATGAGTTATGGAACCATAGGCTGCCTACTCAAGGAAttggtaaaaatttatttatactacATTAGAGCAACTCACGTGCACAAGGTAAGGAATGAAGCAACGAAAGAAGCAGTCCAAGAAAGCTTGTCCAAAGGACAAAGTCTTGAAGATGCAATGAAAACAGGGCAGAAAGTTGGAAATGCTGCAGCCCAAAGAGCATCTTTACAAGCGAAGCACATTATGGGACCAATGGTGTCATCTGGATGGGACTTTTTTGAGACTGTATATGTAGGTGGCACATTGGCTGAGGCAATAATTAGAAGTGTTGGGACATTGTTGGGGTCATATATTGGAGGAATTATTGGAGAAGGCAAAAATAGGTGGTTGGGTTTTCTTTTGGGAAGTCAATTGGGCAGCTGGATTGGTGGGAGGTTGGGTCTAATGTTGTATGATGTGGGAAATGGGCTGCAGTTTCTGCTTCACCTCACAAAGAGTAAGAGTGATGGAGAAAGCACCTCACTCTTGTTAGAATTCTAG
- the LOC132063333 gene encoding probable glutamyl endopeptidase, chloroplastic isoform X1: MMSLPKVYHRFSLLSLHSTKTLFFSSSSSSSSLPRPVKRFPLLRSHSRRFSKISMASSRFHHLVPVNAVTAENGGNGTASNGAAVAYDDDVESASATGYCLPPHEIRDIVDAPPLPALSFSPLRDKILFLKRRSLPPLSDLARPEEKLAGIRIDGKCNTRSRMSFYTGIAIHQLMEDGSLGPEKEIQDLPEGAKINFVTWSNNGQHLAFSVRLDEDDGSSSKLRVWVANVDTGKARPLFESPDIYVNAVFDNFVWVNDSTLLVSTIPLSRGDPPRKPLVPSGPKIQSNEQKNVIQARTYQDLLKDEYDEDLFEYYATTQLVLASLDGEMKPFGPPAIYTSMDPSPDQTYIMITSTHRPFSFVVPCGRFPKKVEVWKANGEFVRELCDLPLAEDIPIAFNSVRKGMRSINWRADKPSTLYWVETQDGGDAKVEVSPRDIIYTQSAAPFENEQPKILHKLDLRYGGISWCDDTLALVYESWYKTRKVRTWVISPGSEDVNPRILFDRSSEDVYSDPGSPMSRRTPAGTYVIAKVKKEDDGNTYVLLNGSGATPEGNIPFLDLFDINTGSKERIWQSDKEKYFETVVALMSDQKEGELSINKLKILTSKESKTENTQYYLLSWPEKKACQITNFPHPYPQLESLQKEMIRYQRKDGVQLTATLYLPPAYDPSRDGPLPCLVWSYPGEFKSKEAASQVRGSPNEFAGIGPTSPLLWLARGFAVLSGPTIPIIGEGDEEANDRYIEQLVASAEAAVEEVIRRGVADPNKIAVGGHSYGAFMTANLLAHAPHLFCCGIARSGAYNRTLTPFGFQNEERTLWEATNIYVEMSPFMSANKIKKPILLVHGEEDNNPGTLTMQSDRFFNALKGHGALCRLVILPYESHGYGARESIMHVLWETDRWLQKHCVYSSDVKADLSACKDNAEGTVDSQSKAVGAAGGVQELSNLDDDKFHSITRSLL; this comes from the exons ATGATGAGCCTTCCAAAAGTCTACCATCGGTTCTCTTTACTCTCTCTACACTCAACCAAAACCCTCTTCTTCtcctcatcttcttcttcttcttctcttcctcGCCCCGTTAAACGCTTTCCGTTATTGCGTTCGCATTCTAGAAGATTCTCTAAAATCAGCATGGCTTCATCCAGATTTCATCATCTTGTCCCCGTCAACGCCGTTACGGCTGAGAACGGCGGTAACGGCACTGCCTCTAACGGCGCTGCTGTTGCTTATGATGACG ATGTAGAATCAGCATCAGCTACTGGATATTGTCTTCCTCCCCATGAGATTAGAGATATTGTTGACGCTCCACCACTTCCAGCACTATCATTTTCTCCATTAAGGGATAAAATACTGTTTCTTAAGCGGAGATCCTTGCCACCTTTGTCAGATTTAGCAAGACCTGAGGAAAAGCTTGCTGGAATTCGCATCGACGGGAAATGTAATACCAGGAGTCGCAT GTCTTTCTACACTGGTATAGCGATCCATCAGTTAATGGAAGATGGTAGCCTAGGACCGGAAAAAGAGATTCAGGATCTCCCAGAAGGTGCTAAAATTAACTTTGTAACATG GTCAAATAATGGTCAGCATTTAGCCTTCAGTGTCCGTCTTGATGAG GATGATGGCAGCAGCAGCAAACTGAGAGTATGGGTTGCTAATGTGGATACTGGGAAAGCTAGACCTCTTTTTGAGTCACcagatatatatgtaaatgctgTTTTTGACAA CTTTGTTTGGGTGAATGACTCAACTCTTTTGGTGAGTACCATTCCATTATCTCGTGGAGATCCACCAAGGAAACCTTTGGTTCCCTCTGGCCCCAAGATTCAATCTAATGAGCAGAAGAATGTTATTCAAGCTAGAACCTATCAGGATTTGCTcaaagatgaatatgatgaagatCTGTTTGAGTATTATGCTACTACACAGCTGGTTTTGGCTTCTTTAGATGGGGAAATGAAGCCTTTTGGTCCACCAGCTATATACACTTCAATGGACCCTTCCCCAGACCAAACATACATTATGATCACCTCAACTCACAGGCCGTTTTCATTTGTTGTACCATGTGGAAGGTTTCCCAAAAAGGTTGAAGTGTGGAAAGCTAATGGAGAATTTGTGAGAGAACTTTGCGATTTGCCCCTTGCCGAAGATATTCCCATTGCATTCAATAGTGTGAGGAAAGGAATGCGATCAATCAATTGGAGAGCAGATAAACCATCGACCCTCTATTG GGTTGAGACACAAGATGGTGGTGATGCTAAAGTTGAAGTTTCTCCACGTGACATAATTTATACACAATCTGCTGCACCATTTGAAAATGAACAGCCTAAAATTTTGCATAAATTGGATCTTCGCTATGG AGGGATTTCTTGGTGTGATGATACACTTGCATTAGTTTATGAATCGTGGTACAAAACAAGGAAGGTGAGGACATGGGTTATATCCCCCGGATCAGAGGATGTAAATCCACGGATCCTATTTGATCGATCATCTGAAGATGTTTATTCTGATCCTGGTTCTCCCATGTCGCGGAGAACTCCTGCTGGAACTTATGTTATTGCGAAAGTGAAGAAGGAAGATGATGGGAACACTTATGTGTTATTAAATGGAAGTGGCGCTACCCCAGAAGGAAACATTCCGTTCCTCGATTTGTTTGACAT AAATACAGGCAGTAAGGAACGAATATGGCAGAGTGacaaggaaaaatattttgagaccGTCGTTGCTTTGATGTCTGATCAGAAGGAAGGGGAATTGTCAATAAATAAGTTGAAGATACTCACTTCTAAAGAATCCAAAACTGAAAACACTCAGTACTACCTTCTGAGCTGGCCAGAGAAAAAAGCATGTCAGATAACAAACTTCCCTCATCCATACCCACAGCTGGAATCATTGCAAAAAGAAATGATCAGGTATCAGAGGAAGGATGGAGTTCAACTTACTGCGACCCTATATCTTCCACCAGCTTATGATCCCTCAAGAGATGGACCTCTCCCATGCCTAGTATGGTCATACCCTGGAGAATTTAAGAGTAAAGAGGCAGCTAGCCAAGTTCGAGGTTCTCCTAATGAGTTTGCTGGCATTGGGCCAACATCCCCCCTCCTATGGTTAGCAAGGGG GTTTGCTGTCTTATCAGGGCCGACTATTCCTATCATTGGAGAGGGTGATGAAGAGGCCAATGACAG GTATATAGAACAACTTGTCGCAAGTGCTGAGGCTGCAGTGGAAGAAGTTATACGTCGGgga GTGGCTGATCCAAACAAAATTGCTGTTGGTGGTCACTCCTATGGGGCATTCATGACAGCAAACCTCCTTGCACATGCACCTCATCTTTTCTGTTGTGGAATTGCTCGTTCTGGAGCTTATAACAGAACACTAACACCTTTTGGATTCCAG AATGAGGAGAGAACACTTTGGGAGGCGACCAATATTTATGTTGAGATGAGCCCCTTTATGTCAGCCAATAAGATTAAGAAGCCTATCTTGCTTGTCCATGGGGAGGAGGACAACAATCCAGGAACCTTGACAATGCAG TCAGATCGTTTCTTCAATGCACTGAAAGGTCATGGTGCACTTTGTCGCCTTGTAATTCTACCATATGAGAGTCATGGTTATGGAGCACGAGAGAGCATAATGCATGTACTCTGGGAGACTGATCGGTGGCTCCAAAAGCATTGTGTCTACTCTTCAGATGTCAAGGCTGATCTTAGTGCGTGCAAAGACAATGCCGAAGGGACAGTAGATTCACAAAGCAAAGCTGTTGGTGCTGCTGGAGGTGTTCAAGAGCTTTCAAATTTGGATGATGACAAATTTCACTCCATCACAAGGTCATTATTGTG A
- the LOC132063333 gene encoding probable glutamyl endopeptidase, chloroplastic isoform X2: protein MMSLPKVYHRFSLLSLHSTKTLFFSSSSSSSSLPRPVKRFPLLRSHSRRFSKISMASSRFHHLVPVNAVTAENGGNGTASNGAAVAYDDDVESASATGYCLPPHEIRDIVDAPPLPALSFSPLRDKILFLKRRSLPPLSDLARPEEKLAGIRIDGKCNTRSRMSFYTGIAIHQLMEDGSLGPEKEIQDLPEGAKINFVTWSNNGQHLAFSVRLDEDDGSSSKLRVWVANVDTGKARPLFESPDIYVNAVFDNFVWVNDSTLLVSTIPLSRGDPPRKPLVPSGPKIQSNEQKNVIQARTYQDLLKDEYDEDLFEYYATTQLVLASLDGEMKPFGPPAIYTSMDPSPDQTYIMITSTHRPFSFVVPCGRFPKKVEVWKANGEFVRELCDLPLAEDIPIAFNSVRKGMRSINWRADKPSTLYWVETQDGGDAKVEVSPRDIIYTQSAAPFENEQPKILHKLDLRYGGISWCDDTLALVYESWYKTRKVRTWVISPGSEDVNPRILFDRSSEDVYSDPGSPMSRRTPAGTYVIAKVKKEDDGNTYVLLNGSGATPEGNIPFLDLFDINTGSKERIWQSDKEKYFETVVALMSDQKEGELSINKLKILTSKESKTENTQYYLLSWPEKKACQITNFPHPYPQLESLQKEMIRYQRKDGVQLTATLYLPPAYDPSRDGPLPCLVWSYPGEFKSKEAASQVRGSPNEFAGIGPTSPLLWLARGFAVLSGPTIPIIGEGDEEANDRYIEQLVASAEAAVEEVIRRGVADPNKIAVGGHSYGAFMTANLLAHAPHLFCCGIARSGAYNRTLTPFGFQNEERTLWEATNIYVEMSPFMSANKIKKPILLVHGEEDNNPGTLTMQSDRFFNALKGHGALCRLVILPYESHGYGARESIMHVLWETDRWLQKHCVYSSDVKADLSACKDNAEGTVDSQSKAVGAAGGVQELSNLDDDKFHSITRFRG from the exons ATGATGAGCCTTCCAAAAGTCTACCATCGGTTCTCTTTACTCTCTCTACACTCAACCAAAACCCTCTTCTTCtcctcatcttcttcttcttcttctcttcctcGCCCCGTTAAACGCTTTCCGTTATTGCGTTCGCATTCTAGAAGATTCTCTAAAATCAGCATGGCTTCATCCAGATTTCATCATCTTGTCCCCGTCAACGCCGTTACGGCTGAGAACGGCGGTAACGGCACTGCCTCTAACGGCGCTGCTGTTGCTTATGATGACG ATGTAGAATCAGCATCAGCTACTGGATATTGTCTTCCTCCCCATGAGATTAGAGATATTGTTGACGCTCCACCACTTCCAGCACTATCATTTTCTCCATTAAGGGATAAAATACTGTTTCTTAAGCGGAGATCCTTGCCACCTTTGTCAGATTTAGCAAGACCTGAGGAAAAGCTTGCTGGAATTCGCATCGACGGGAAATGTAATACCAGGAGTCGCAT GTCTTTCTACACTGGTATAGCGATCCATCAGTTAATGGAAGATGGTAGCCTAGGACCGGAAAAAGAGATTCAGGATCTCCCAGAAGGTGCTAAAATTAACTTTGTAACATG GTCAAATAATGGTCAGCATTTAGCCTTCAGTGTCCGTCTTGATGAG GATGATGGCAGCAGCAGCAAACTGAGAGTATGGGTTGCTAATGTGGATACTGGGAAAGCTAGACCTCTTTTTGAGTCACcagatatatatgtaaatgctgTTTTTGACAA CTTTGTTTGGGTGAATGACTCAACTCTTTTGGTGAGTACCATTCCATTATCTCGTGGAGATCCACCAAGGAAACCTTTGGTTCCCTCTGGCCCCAAGATTCAATCTAATGAGCAGAAGAATGTTATTCAAGCTAGAACCTATCAGGATTTGCTcaaagatgaatatgatgaagatCTGTTTGAGTATTATGCTACTACACAGCTGGTTTTGGCTTCTTTAGATGGGGAAATGAAGCCTTTTGGTCCACCAGCTATATACACTTCAATGGACCCTTCCCCAGACCAAACATACATTATGATCACCTCAACTCACAGGCCGTTTTCATTTGTTGTACCATGTGGAAGGTTTCCCAAAAAGGTTGAAGTGTGGAAAGCTAATGGAGAATTTGTGAGAGAACTTTGCGATTTGCCCCTTGCCGAAGATATTCCCATTGCATTCAATAGTGTGAGGAAAGGAATGCGATCAATCAATTGGAGAGCAGATAAACCATCGACCCTCTATTG GGTTGAGACACAAGATGGTGGTGATGCTAAAGTTGAAGTTTCTCCACGTGACATAATTTATACACAATCTGCTGCACCATTTGAAAATGAACAGCCTAAAATTTTGCATAAATTGGATCTTCGCTATGG AGGGATTTCTTGGTGTGATGATACACTTGCATTAGTTTATGAATCGTGGTACAAAACAAGGAAGGTGAGGACATGGGTTATATCCCCCGGATCAGAGGATGTAAATCCACGGATCCTATTTGATCGATCATCTGAAGATGTTTATTCTGATCCTGGTTCTCCCATGTCGCGGAGAACTCCTGCTGGAACTTATGTTATTGCGAAAGTGAAGAAGGAAGATGATGGGAACACTTATGTGTTATTAAATGGAAGTGGCGCTACCCCAGAAGGAAACATTCCGTTCCTCGATTTGTTTGACAT AAATACAGGCAGTAAGGAACGAATATGGCAGAGTGacaaggaaaaatattttgagaccGTCGTTGCTTTGATGTCTGATCAGAAGGAAGGGGAATTGTCAATAAATAAGTTGAAGATACTCACTTCTAAAGAATCCAAAACTGAAAACACTCAGTACTACCTTCTGAGCTGGCCAGAGAAAAAAGCATGTCAGATAACAAACTTCCCTCATCCATACCCACAGCTGGAATCATTGCAAAAAGAAATGATCAGGTATCAGAGGAAGGATGGAGTTCAACTTACTGCGACCCTATATCTTCCACCAGCTTATGATCCCTCAAGAGATGGACCTCTCCCATGCCTAGTATGGTCATACCCTGGAGAATTTAAGAGTAAAGAGGCAGCTAGCCAAGTTCGAGGTTCTCCTAATGAGTTTGCTGGCATTGGGCCAACATCCCCCCTCCTATGGTTAGCAAGGGG GTTTGCTGTCTTATCAGGGCCGACTATTCCTATCATTGGAGAGGGTGATGAAGAGGCCAATGACAG GTATATAGAACAACTTGTCGCAAGTGCTGAGGCTGCAGTGGAAGAAGTTATACGTCGGgga GTGGCTGATCCAAACAAAATTGCTGTTGGTGGTCACTCCTATGGGGCATTCATGACAGCAAACCTCCTTGCACATGCACCTCATCTTTTCTGTTGTGGAATTGCTCGTTCTGGAGCTTATAACAGAACACTAACACCTTTTGGATTCCAG AATGAGGAGAGAACACTTTGGGAGGCGACCAATATTTATGTTGAGATGAGCCCCTTTATGTCAGCCAATAAGATTAAGAAGCCTATCTTGCTTGTCCATGGGGAGGAGGACAACAATCCAGGAACCTTGACAATGCAG TCAGATCGTTTCTTCAATGCACTGAAAGGTCATGGTGCACTTTGTCGCCTTGTAATTCTACCATATGAGAGTCATGGTTATGGAGCACGAGAGAGCATAATGCATGTACTCTGGGAGACTGATCGGTGGCTCCAAAAGCATTGTGTCTACTCTTCAGATGTCAAGGCTGATCTTAGTGCGTGCAAAGACAATGCCGAAGGGACAGTAGATTCACAAAGCAAAGCTGTTGGTGCTGCTGGAGGTGTTCAAGAGCTTTCAAATTTGGATGATGACAAATTTCACTCCATCACAAG ATTTCGAGGGTGA
- the LOC132063331 gene encoding vetispiradiene synthase 3, translating into MAPTAAEISNYEEEEIVRPIADFSPSLWGDHFHSFSLNNQVAEKYAQEIETLKEQTRSMLMSASAGKTLVEKLNLIDIVERLGIAYHFEKQIEDMLDQIYNVDPNFKGHEYNDLRILSLHFRLLRQHGYNISPQIFSRFQDANGKFKESLSDNIKGLLKLYEASHVRTHGEDILEEALAFSTAHLESAAPHLKSPLSKQVTHALEQSLHKSIPRVETRYFISIYDEEELKNDVLLRFAKLDFNLLQMLHKQELSEVSGWWKDLNFVTTLPYARDRAVECYFWTVGVYAEPQYSEARVMLAKTIAMISIVDDTFDAYGIVKELEVYTDAIQRWDINQIDRLPDYMKISYKALLDLYNDYESELSKDGRSEVVHYAKERMKEIVRNYFVEAKWFIEGYMPPVSEYLNNALATSTYYLLTTTSYLGMKCANKEDFEWLAKNPKILEANVTLCRVIDDIATYEVEKGRGQIATGIECYMRDYDVSTEKAMEKFQEMAEIAWKDVNEGILRPTPVSTKILTRILNLARIIDVTYKHNQDGYTHPEKVLKPHIIALLVDSIEI; encoded by the exons ATGGCCCCAACTGCTGCAGAAATCAGTAACTACGAAGAGGAGGAGATTGTCCGCCCCATCGCGGacttctctccaagtctttGGGGTGATCATTTCCATTCATTCTCCCTCAATAATCAG GTTGCAGAAAAGTATGCTCAAGAGATTGAAactttgaaggaacaaacaaGGAGTATGTTAATGTCGGCTTCCGCAGGAAAAACATTGGTTGAAAAGTTGAATCTGATTGACATTGTTGAACGCCTTGGAATTGCCTATCACTTTGAGAAACAAATAGAAGACATGTTGGATCAGATTTACAATGTTGATCCTAACTTTAAGGGTCATGAATACAATGACTTACGCATTTTATCCCTTCACTTTCGACTACTGAGACAACAtggttacaatatctccccac AAATTTTTAGCAGATTCCAAGATGCAAACGGCAAATTCAAGGAATCTCTTAGCGACAACATCAAGGGTCTATTGAAATTATACGAAGCTTCACATGTAAGGACTCATGGAGAGGATATTTTGGAAGAGGCACTTGCTTTTTCCACTGCTCATCTTGAATCTGCAGCTCCACATTTGAAGTCACCTCTGAGTAAGCAAGTGACACATGCCCTCGAGCAATCTCTCCATAAGAGCATTCCAAGAGTTGAGACACGCTACTTCATCTCCATCTATGATGAGGAGGAATTGAAGAATGATGTGTTGCTTCGATTTGCCAAATTGGATTTCAATTTACTGCAAATGTTGCACAAGCAAGAACTCAGCGAAGTATCAGG GTGGTGGAaagatttgaattttgtgaCAACACTTCCATATGCTAGGGACAGAGCAGTCGAGTGCTACTTTTGGACGGTGGGAGTGTATGCTGAACCTCAATATTCTGAAGCTCGTGTCATGCTTGCTAAGACTATAGCAATGATTTCGATAGTAGATGACACATTTGATGCTTATGGCATTGTCAAAGAACTTGAGGTCTACACCGATGCCATACAGAG GTGGGATATTAACCAAATTGACCGGCTCCCAGATTACATGAAAATCAGTTACAAAGCCCTTTTAGATCTCTACAATGATTATGAATCGGAGTTGTCAAAGGATGGCAGATCCGAAGTTGTTCACTATGCAAAAGAAAGA ATGAAAGAAATTGTGAGAAACTATTTTGTGGAAGCAAAATGGTTCATTGAAGGATATATGCCGCCTGTTTCTGAATATCTTAACAACGCATTAGCGACTAGCACTTATTACCTGCTTACGACAACATCCTACTTAGGCATGAAGTGTGCTAACAAGGAAGATTTTGAATGGTTGGCCAAGAACCCTAAAATTCTTGAAGCCAATGTGACCTTATGTCGAGTCATTGATGACATAGCCACCTATGAG GTTGAAAAGGGTAGAGGTCAGATTGCAACTGGAATTGAGTGTTACATGAGAGATTATGACGTATCAACAGAAAAGGCAAtggaaaaatttcaagaaatggcTGAGATAGCATGGAAGGATGTAAATGAAGGAATCCTTCGACCAACTCCTGTCTCTACAAAGATTCTCACTCGTATTCTCAATCTTGCTCGCATTATTGATGTCACTTATAAGCACAATCAAGATGGATACACTCATCCTGAAAAAGTACTAAAACCTCACATTATCGCCTTGTTGGTGGACTCTATTGAAATATAA
- the LOC132063332 gene encoding uncharacterized protein LOC132063332 codes for MMLYILSVLQLVIIFCQEFIINRKPWSYLSVWSIYLNTKVNAGDGLIDSLCSLCSTEMPIGIFKKMNLGSLSLVFGPCHQLERSSIYRVIFPPCKFSVYLLAFIS; via the exons ATGATGCTCTACATTTTGAGCGTGCTACAATTAGTAATTATATTTTGCCAAGAATTCATCATTAACAGAAAGCCCTGGTCCTATCTCTCTGTGTGGAGTATCTATCTAAACACTAag GTCAATGCAGGAGATGGACTCATTGACTCGCTCTGTAGTTTATGCAGCACTGAG ATGCCAATTggcattttcaagaaaatgaatcTTGGAAGTCTCTCATTAGTCTTTGGTCCTTGCCATCAGTTGGAGCGATCTTCTATATATCGGGTTATATTTCCACCTTGCAA GTTTAGTGTTTATTTGCTAGCTTTTATCTCCTAA